One Methylobacterium sp. AMS5 genomic region harbors:
- a CDS encoding IS5 family transposase, translated as MWTPTTRRQHNRARLRYETDLTDTEWAVIAPMMPEPASRGRPPVWTMREVLNAIFYVLRGGIAWRLIPKDLPPRSTTFGYFSRWRDEGLFGRINHALVMADRERAGREASPTAAVLDSQSVKTTESGGPRGYDAGKKVKGRKRQALVDTDGRALVLDPQTADIQDRDGAGPVLRLSRRTFPFIVRAFADAGYAGDRPATATVITIDIVRKPKDQVGFAVHPRRWVVERFFGWISRNRRLWKDPEATLASAQAFLYAAAVMILVRRLGRAS; from the coding sequence ATGTGGACCCCGACCACTCGCCGGCAGCATAACCGTGCGCGCCTTCGATACGAAACCGACCTGACGGATACGGAATGGGCGGTGATCGCGCCCATGATGCCAGAGCCCGCCTCGCGTGGTCGTCCGCCTGTCTGGACGATGCGGGAGGTCCTGAACGCGATCTTCTACGTGCTGCGCGGCGGCATCGCATGGCGGTTGATCCCAAAGGATCTCCCTCCGCGCAGCACGACGTTCGGCTACTTCAGCCGCTGGCGGGACGAGGGATTGTTCGGGCGGATCAACCACGCCCTGGTCATGGCCGACCGGGAGCGGGCCGGTCGCGAGGCCTCGCCGACGGCGGCCGTGCTCGACAGCCAGAGCGTGAAGACCACCGAGAGCGGCGGCCCGCGCGGCTACGACGCTGGAAAGAAGGTCAAGGGCCGCAAGCGTCAGGCCCTGGTCGACACGGACGGGCGCGCCCTCGTGCTCGATCCGCAGACCGCCGACATTCAGGATCGCGATGGGGCTGGACCGGTGCTGCGCCTGTCGCGGCGGACCTTCCCGTTCATCGTCAGAGCTTTCGCCGATGCAGGCTATGCCGGCGACAGACCCGCGACCGCCACCGTCATCACCATCGACATCGTGCGCAAACCGAAGGATCAGGTCGGCTTCGCCGTGCATCCACGCCGATGGGTGGTGGAACGCTTCTTCGGATGGATCAGCCGCAACCGACGCCTCTGGAAGGACCCGGAAGCGACCCTCGCCTCGGCCCAGGCCTTCCTCTACGCCGCCGCCGTCATGATCCTCGTCCGAAGGCTCGGGCGAGCATCATGA
- a CDS encoding zinc metallopeptidase, whose translation MPVLLALGAAILFGLVFGPQWWVRRAMQQHVPERPDLPGTGGELARHLLDLARLEHVLVEIAPADHYDPVANVVRLSPGNHDGRSITAVAVAAHEVAHALQHAAGVRLLAARVRFAPVVQGFEFAAAVVMMTAPVVLAFVHSPILLALQVGIGIALLGVRVLFHFLTLPVELDASFRRALPILETGRYLDASDMPGARTVLRAAAHTYVASSLVALVNIARYRRLLPF comes from the coding sequence GTGCCCGTACTCCTAGCGCTTGGCGCCGCCATCCTGTTCGGTCTGGTGTTCGGCCCCCAGTGGTGGGTGCGCCGGGCGATGCAGCAACACGTCCCCGAGCGGCCGGACTTGCCCGGGACCGGTGGCGAACTCGCCCGCCATCTGCTCGACCTAGCACGGCTGGAGCACGTCCTCGTCGAGATCGCGCCTGCCGACCACTACGATCCGGTCGCGAACGTCGTGCGGCTGTCGCCGGGGAATCATGACGGCCGCTCGATCACGGCGGTCGCGGTCGCGGCGCACGAAGTCGCCCACGCGCTCCAGCACGCGGCGGGAGTCCGACTCCTCGCGGCGCGGGTGAGGTTCGCTCCGGTCGTGCAGGGCTTCGAGTTCGCCGCGGCCGTGGTGATGATGACCGCGCCCGTGGTGCTCGCCTTCGTACATTCGCCCATCCTGCTGGCCCTGCAGGTGGGTATTGGCATCGCGCTCCTCGGCGTTCGCGTCCTGTTTCACTTTCTGACGCTGCCCGTTGAACTTGATGCGAGCTTTCGCCGGGCCCTGCCCATCCTGGAGACGGGTCGCTACCTCGACGCCAGCGACATGCCCGGTGCCCGCACCGTTCTGCGCGCCGCCGCTCATACTTACGTGGCCTCGTCACTCGTTGCGCTCGTGAATATTGCCCGCTATCGGCGGCTCCTACCGTTCTAA
- a CDS encoding tyrosine-type recombinase/integrase: MPSTTDTTRRPWNLGRLIGPKPPFKPKHIWAIRTRLQHEGRIRDLALFNTAIDSKLRGCDLVRLRVTDVHLGDGVRLRTTIVQQKTGRPVPFELTETTRDTLTAWLKLRGLRASDWLFPSRSRPGEHLTTRQYGRLVDEWVALIGLDPAGYGTHSLRRTKVALIYRRTGNLRACQLLLGHTKLESTVRYLGIEADDALAMSEQTDI; this comes from the coding sequence ATGCCTTCAACCACCGACACAACCCGCCGACCGTGGAACCTTGGCCGCCTCATCGGTCCCAAACCGCCGTTCAAGCCAAAGCACATCTGGGCGATCCGCACCCGGCTGCAGCACGAGGGCCGCATTCGCGACCTCGCCCTGTTCAACACTGCCATCGACAGCAAGCTGCGCGGCTGCGATCTAGTCCGCTTGCGCGTGACAGACGTCCACCTCGGCGACGGCGTCCGCCTGCGCACCACCATCGTCCAGCAGAAGACGGGCCGACCCGTCCCGTTCGAGCTGACCGAGACCACCCGTGATACGCTGACTGCCTGGCTCAAGCTGCGGGGGCTTCGTGCGAGTGATTGGCTGTTCCCGAGTCGCAGCCGCCCGGGCGAGCACCTGACGACGCGCCAGTATGGTCGGCTCGTCGACGAATGGGTAGCGCTGATAGGCCTCGACCCGGCGGGGTACGGCACGCACAGCCTGCGTCGGACGAAGGTCGCACTCATCTACCGACGGACAGGCAACCTACGTGCCTGTCAGCTGCTGCTCGGCCACACCAAGCTGGAGAGCACGGTGCGCTACCTCGGTATCGAGGCAGATGACGCGCTGGCCATGTCCGAGCAGACCGATATTTAA
- a CDS encoding adenylate/guanylate cyclase domain-containing protein has protein sequence MPPFRAGFWIVAPVIGMLAGLLYGLIFDVELLVSGIRGAFIGAPVLLYERGLLFQAWRDLIRRAATPIFVAATLATYIAMIAAGNAGAGTVLHHAFGYMPNPRVAMLMSDAGLAYALGISALSAFVFRVRDLIGPRVFANLLIGRYHRPISEERIFLFLDVAGSTRFAEQHGDLAAQRYLGAIFSALALPVHRARGSIDDYVGDMALVSWTMKRGTRAAACLRCVFDFAQVIADDAERWVAEFGQVPGFRAVLHCGSVVTAEIGLERHKIAYFGDTLNTTGRLESVAKELGVSILISGDLLDRLGTLPSGIIVEDLGLRTVRGRHEPLRIAAVHNGFGLSSTS, from the coding sequence ATGCCTCCGTTCCGAGCCGGCTTCTGGATCGTGGCACCCGTCATAGGAATGCTGGCGGGCCTGCTCTACGGTCTCATCTTCGATGTCGAGCTGCTGGTCTCCGGCATTCGTGGCGCCTTTATCGGCGCGCCCGTCCTCCTGTACGAGCGTGGCCTGCTGTTCCAGGCTTGGCGCGACCTGATCCGACGAGCTGCGACTCCCATCTTCGTGGCGGCGACGCTCGCTACCTACATCGCGATGATCGCGGCCGGGAATGCCGGTGCCGGTACGGTTCTGCACCACGCGTTCGGCTACATGCCGAACCCGCGCGTCGCGATGCTGATGTCCGATGCTGGGCTCGCTTACGCCCTCGGAATCTCCGCTTTGTCGGCCTTCGTCTTCCGCGTCCGGGATCTGATCGGGCCCCGCGTCTTCGCGAACCTGCTGATCGGGCGCTACCATCGACCGATCAGCGAGGAGCGCATCTTTCTCTTCCTCGACGTTGCAGGCTCGACTCGCTTCGCTGAGCAGCACGGCGACTTGGCGGCTCAGCGCTATCTTGGCGCGATCTTCAGCGCGCTCGCCTTGCCGGTGCACCGCGCGCGCGGCTCCATCGACGATTATGTCGGTGACATGGCCCTCGTGAGCTGGACGATGAAGCGAGGAACGCGAGCTGCAGCGTGTCTGCGGTGCGTTTTCGATTTCGCACAGGTGATCGCCGACGACGCCGAGCGCTGGGTGGCAGAGTTCGGCCAAGTTCCGGGCTTCCGCGCCGTACTTCACTGCGGCTCGGTCGTGACCGCTGAAATCGGACTTGAACGACACAAGATCGCATATTTCGGTGACACGCTGAACACCACGGGCCGTCTTGAATCTGTCGCGAAGGAACTCGGCGTCTCGATCCTCATCTCGGGCGACCTGCTTGATCGGCTCGGCACGCTGCCAAGCGGCATCATCGTCGAGGATCTGGGCTTGCGTACTGTCCGTGGACGCCATGAGCCACTTCGCATCGCAGCCGTTCACAATGGCTTCGGGCTGAGTTCCACGTCGTAG
- a CDS encoding cytochrome P460 family protein: MSMVSDLRPRRRLLIPAAALALGLALTATAQEAGKPASPIFGVTVPDGYRAWQLIAPALEGEPLNELRAVVGNDVAVKAYTSGTLPFPDGTVLVKLAWQHVPSPEFEPATVPGRATTVQVMVKDAKRYAETGGWGFGRFVDGKPVDEAQHQTCFACHEARVKDRDYVFTRYAR, translated from the coding sequence ATGTCGATGGTTTCTGATCTCCGCCCGCGCCGGCGTCTGTTGATCCCAGCCGCCGCCCTCGCCCTGGGACTCGCGCTCACGGCGACCGCTCAGGAAGCCGGCAAGCCGGCCTCGCCGATCTTCGGAGTCACCGTCCCGGACGGTTACCGGGCCTGGCAGCTCATCGCCCCTGCTCTGGAGGGGGAGCCGCTCAACGAGTTGCGCGCTGTCGTCGGCAACGACGTCGCGGTGAAGGCCTACACCAGCGGTACCCTGCCGTTTCCCGATGGGACGGTCCTGGTGAAGCTCGCTTGGCAACACGTGCCCTCGCCCGAGTTCGAGCCGGCCACCGTGCCGGGCCGGGCCACCACCGTGCAGGTGATGGTGAAGGACGCCAAACGTTATGCGGAGACGGGCGGGTGGGGATTCGGACGCTTCGTCGACGGCAAGCCGGTCGACGAGGCTCAGCACCAGACCTGCTTCGCCTGTCACGAGGCCCGCGTGAAGGACCGCGACTACGTCTTCACGCGCTATGCCCGCTGA
- a CDS encoding alpha/beta hydrolase yields MPEQSHLTRRHWMKTAGALLVTGPAMAAEAVAAQPASPASFGPLKQIVTSDLNVAYVEAGPPTGQPVLLLHGWPYDIHSYVDVAPVLAAAGYRVLIPYLRGYGATRFLSDATPRNGQQAALANDALEFLNALKIEKALVAGYDWGARTACILAALWPERCRGLVSVSGYLIGSQAANAMPLPPRAELQWWYQFYFATERGREGYARYTKDFARLIWQLASPKWQFSEETFARSAQAFENPDHVAVSIHNYRWRLKLAEGEARFDETERKLAAFPTIAVPTITMEGDANGAPHPEPATYAKKFTGRYEHRLISGGIGHNLPQEAPQAFAQAVIDVDGF; encoded by the coding sequence ATGCCCGAGCAGAGTCACTTGACGCGTCGGCACTGGATGAAGACCGCTGGCGCTCTCCTGGTGACGGGACCGGCCATGGCGGCGGAAGCGGTGGCCGCGCAGCCGGCCTCGCCGGCGTCCTTCGGGCCTTTGAAGCAGATCGTCACCAGCGACCTGAACGTCGCCTACGTCGAGGCCGGGCCCCCGACCGGGCAACCGGTCCTGCTTCTCCACGGCTGGCCCTACGACATCCATAGCTACGTCGACGTCGCTCCGGTCCTCGCCGCCGCGGGCTATCGCGTCCTGATCCCGTACCTGCGCGGCTACGGCGCGACGCGCTTCCTGTCGGACGCGACGCCACGCAACGGCCAGCAGGCGGCTCTCGCCAACGACGCGCTGGAGTTCTTGAACGCGCTCAAAATCGAAAAGGCGCTCGTCGCGGGCTACGACTGGGGCGCGCGCACCGCCTGCATCTTGGCTGCGCTCTGGCCCGAGCGCTGCAGGGGCTTGGTCTCTGTCAGCGGCTACCTGATCGGCAGCCAAGCCGCGAACGCGATGCCGTTGCCGCCCAGAGCCGAGCTGCAATGGTGGTACCAGTTCTACTTTGCAACCGAGCGGGGCCGCGAGGGTTACGCGCGCTACACGAAGGACTTCGCCCGGCTGATCTGGCAGCTTGCCTCACCCAAATGGCAGTTCAGCGAGGAAACCTTCGCCCGTTCCGCGCAGGCTTTCGAGAACCCCGACCACGTCGCGGTCTCGATCCACAACTATCGCTGGCGTCTGAAGCTTGCGGAGGGTGAGGCCCGCTTCGACGAGACCGAGCGCAAACTGGCGGCCTTCCCGACCATTGCCGTCCCGACGATCACCATGGAGGGCGACGCGAACGGGGCGCCGCACCCCGAGCCCGCGACCTATGCCAAGAAGTTCACGGGCCGCTACGAGCACCGCCTGATCAGCGGTGGCATCGGGCACAATCTCCCGCAAGAGGCACCGCAGGCCTTCGCTCAGGCGGTGATTGATGTCGATGGTTTCTGA